In a genomic window of Flavobacterium sp. KACC 22761:
- a CDS encoding N-acetylmuramoyl-L-alanine amidase has product MNIFNKTRLLFSFFLTIISFCAYSQANVFKVTLDAGHGDHDFGAVYSGRIEKNIALAIVLKVGKILEASPNVNVIYTRKTDVFIDLVERANIANRANSNIFVSIHCNANKNTAADGTETYVMGLSKVASNLEAAKKENSVITLEKDYKRKYEGYDPNSPESMIGMTLMQEEYLDNSISLATKIEDNFDRLGKKLRHGGVKQAPFMVLHKAYMPRVLVETGFVSNPTEGNILNSEEGQNDIAKAIAEAILSYKSEYFGSGIPEMSEVRPAKDTSTPKKTKPAEPSAAAKSAVKGTFYKVQLIASIKKTPLEPKNFKGLKNVTMLYENNIYKYFYQETSDYEAAKKYLQEAKSKGYGAAFLTATKDGEKISIQDATK; this is encoded by the coding sequence ATGAATATATTTAACAAAACTAGGCTATTATTTAGTTTTTTTCTAACTATAATTTCGTTTTGTGCTTACAGTCAGGCAAATGTTTTTAAAGTAACACTTGATGCCGGACATGGTGATCATGACTTTGGCGCTGTTTATAGTGGCCGAATTGAAAAAAATATTGCTTTGGCAATCGTGCTTAAAGTTGGGAAAATATTAGAAGCAAGTCCAAATGTTAATGTAATCTATACGCGTAAAACAGATGTTTTTATTGATTTGGTCGAAAGAGCCAATATTGCAAACAGAGCCAATTCGAATATTTTTGTCTCAATTCACTGTAATGCAAACAAAAATACAGCAGCTGACGGAACAGAAACGTATGTAATGGGTTTAAGTAAAGTAGCATCAAATCTTGAAGCGGCAAAAAAAGAGAACTCAGTAATTACATTAGAGAAAGATTATAAGCGTAAATATGAAGGCTACGACCCAAATTCGCCAGAATCAATGATCGGAATGACATTAATGCAAGAAGAATATTTGGATAACAGTATTTCATTGGCTACAAAAATAGAAGATAATTTTGACCGACTTGGAAAGAAATTAAGACATGGTGGTGTAAAACAAGCGCCATTTATGGTACTGCATAAAGCATATATGCCTAGAGTTTTGGTTGAAACAGGTTTTGTGTCTAATCCTACAGAAGGAAATATTTTGAACTCCGAGGAAGGACAAAATGATATTGCAAAAGCAATCGCCGAGGCAATCTTAAGTTATAAGAGCGAGTATTTTGGTTCTGGAATTCCTGAAATGTCAGAGGTTAGGCCAGCAAAAGATACTTCGACGCCAAAAAAAACGAAGCCAGCAGAACCTTCAGCGGCAGCTAAAAGCGCAGTTAAAGGAACTTTTTACAAAGTACAGTTGATTGCAAGTATAAAAAAGACTCCCTTAGAACCTAAAAATTTTAAAGGCCTGAAAAATGTTACGATGCTTTATGAAAACAATATTTACAAATATTTCTATCAAGAAACATCAGATTACGAAGCAGCAAAGAAATATTTGCAAGAGGCTAAGAGTAAAGGTTATGGCGCAGCATTTTTGACTGCAACTAAAGATGGAGAAAAAATCAGTATTCAAGACGCTACTAAATAA
- a CDS encoding N-acetylglucosamine kinase, which produces MKLIVDSGSTKADWIAIDDNGKVLFTTQTLGLNPEILDGPEIIERLNDRFDILQNKKNASHLFFYGAGCGTDRMKEYLKQVFQEYFSNAIVDVQEDTYAAVYATTPKGEEAIVSILGTGSNCSYFDGKVLHQKVQSLGYIVMDDCSGNVFGKELIRKYYFNKMPKELAVELEKEYDVDPDFIKNKLYKEPNPNAYLATYAKFLIKHKDTEFCRKIIFKGMKSFVKNYIKQFDNCKEVPVHFVGSIAFYLKDELQETFNKYELKLGNVLRRPIDGLIAYHVANQ; this is translated from the coding sequence ATGAAATTAATAGTTGACAGTGGATCTACTAAAGCAGACTGGATTGCGATAGATGATAATGGAAAAGTATTATTCACGACACAAACTTTAGGGTTGAACCCTGAAATTCTTGATGGTCCTGAAATCATCGAAAGATTAAATGACCGTTTTGATATTTTGCAAAATAAAAAGAATGCTTCACATTTGTTCTTTTACGGAGCAGGATGTGGAACAGACAGAATGAAAGAATATTTGAAACAAGTCTTTCAAGAATATTTTTCTAACGCAATTGTTGACGTTCAAGAAGATACTTATGCAGCTGTTTATGCAACTACTCCAAAAGGAGAAGAAGCTATTGTTTCGATTCTTGGAACAGGTTCTAACTGCAGTTATTTTGATGGAAAAGTATTGCATCAAAAAGTACAATCGTTAGGATATATCGTAATGGATGATTGCAGTGGAAATGTTTTCGGAAAAGAATTGATCAGAAAATATTATTTTAATAAAATGCCTAAAGAATTGGCTGTTGAACTTGAAAAAGAGTATGACGTTGATCCTGATTTTATTAAAAACAAATTGTATAAAGAGCCAAATCCAAATGCGTATTTAGCAACTTATGCAAAATTTTTAATTAAGCATAAAGACACTGAATTCTGCAGAAAAATCATTTTCAAAGGAATGAAGTCTTTCGTTAAAAACTACATCAAACAGTTTGACAACTGTAAAGAAGTTCCTGTGCATTTCGTAGGTTCTATTGCGTTTTATTTGAAAGATGAATTGCAAGAGACTTTCAATAAATATGAGCTTAAATTAGGAAATGTTTTAAGAAGACCAATCGATGGTTTAATTGCTTATCATGTCGCTAATCAATAG
- a CDS encoding putative LPS assembly protein LptD, with translation MTCQKTSHTFTKIAFKPLHTNLFNIVLLSFLLTLGCGKVYSQDIKPKKKSLPTVKQTDKASTAKSDTAKQTDKSTAVKIDTVKIDSIKPTKTFLDGKVKYKSKDYAIIDKKKKQLTLYNEAELYYKDVELKSGIIVLDYGKDEVYAGRIKDSAGVLVQYPNFKQGSNEVQPDSIRFNFKTKKALIYNSRTEQGEFKIKAAITKKENDSVYFLRGARFTTSTDVDNPEYYFQTNKVKFVPGKKVVTGLTNMVIADVPTPLALPFAYFPMSQEKSVSGIIIPSYNDSNTRGFSLQNMGYYFALSDNYDLTALADYYTNGSYALRFESAYAERYKYRGNLNVRFENLISSERGYPDYSKQKIYNIQWSHSKDTKSNPNSTFSASVNMGSSKYFKQSINQANIGSNLNNTLSSSISYNKTFNTIPQARIALTATHSQNTQTEVINMTLPSLQASIDRIYPFVGKDGVKKGFIKNINLQYNLSGKNSFVTTDSLFFKPQMFKDAQIGMQHTIPLSTNFKLFKYFSAGMATNYQETWVTKTIHKDYDDTQSKVVTQTVNGFDAFRTYNFSSNLGTTIYGTFNFGEDKRIQSIRHVMRPSITYAYTPSFEKYYDTYAVDASGRITSSYTRFEGGVYGAPGKENSNIVGFALSNTFEAKVRDKDSTKTEPKKIMLLNNLNFSTSYNFNADGKQTLAWQPVLVSGGTQFFDNKMNVNFGATLDPYAIDNSGTRIDKYNIDNGGSLFRMTSANVTLNYSFSNKGGEKEKTNSQSQRNGGRNDDLFGTNTDLTDSRNSQFANEKDDDKDVITEFFNSKIPWDMTMAYSLTYSNVNRENKISGNSIMISANMDITPKWKGGVSTGYDFVQKGITFTQFRFERDLLSWRMAFNWQPLGTNSNWNFFIGIKSGMLSDIKWNKRSVSNR, from the coding sequence TTGACATGTCAAAAAACAAGCCATACTTTTACAAAAATAGCATTTAAACCTTTGCACACAAACTTATTTAATATCGTTTTATTATCATTTCTCCTAACTTTAGGATGTGGTAAAGTATATTCGCAAGATATAAAACCGAAAAAAAAATCATTACCAACTGTAAAACAAACAGATAAAGCTTCAACTGCTAAAAGTGATACAGCAAAACAAACTGATAAATCTACAGCTGTTAAAATTGATACTGTAAAAATCGACAGCATCAAACCAACAAAGACATTTCTTGATGGTAAAGTAAAATACAAATCAAAAGACTACGCGATAATAGACAAAAAAAAGAAACAGCTTACCTTATATAATGAAGCGGAACTCTATTATAAGGATGTAGAATTAAAATCTGGAATCATTGTTTTGGATTATGGCAAAGACGAAGTTTATGCCGGAAGAATAAAAGATTCTGCCGGAGTGCTTGTTCAATACCCAAATTTCAAGCAGGGCTCAAATGAAGTGCAGCCAGATTCAATACGATTCAATTTCAAAACCAAAAAAGCTTTAATTTATAATTCTAGAACAGAACAAGGTGAATTCAAAATAAAAGCCGCAATCACCAAAAAAGAAAACGATTCGGTTTACTTTTTAAGAGGCGCACGCTTTACCACCTCAACAGATGTTGACAATCCAGAGTATTATTTTCAAACCAACAAAGTAAAATTTGTTCCGGGAAAAAAGGTAGTTACGGGTTTGACAAACATGGTAATTGCTGACGTTCCTACTCCGCTGGCATTGCCATTCGCTTATTTTCCGATGAGTCAAGAAAAAAGTGTTTCGGGAATTATTATACCGAGTTACAATGATTCGAACACAAGAGGATTCTCTTTGCAAAATATGGGATACTATTTTGCCTTGAGCGACAATTACGACTTAACGGCTTTAGCCGATTATTATACCAACGGAAGTTACGCGCTTCGTTTTGAATCGGCTTATGCTGAAAGATACAAATACCGAGGCAACCTAAACGTACGTTTTGAAAATTTGATCAGCAGCGAAAGAGGTTATCCTGATTATTCAAAACAAAAAATCTACAACATTCAGTGGTCACATTCTAAAGACACGAAGTCGAACCCAAATTCAACGTTTTCTGCTTCGGTAAATATGGGTAGTAGTAAATATTTCAAGCAATCGATCAATCAAGCAAATATTGGTTCAAATTTGAACAATACTTTAAGCTCATCTATATCCTACAACAAAACTTTCAATACAATTCCGCAAGCCCGAATTGCGTTAACAGCGACACACTCGCAAAACACACAAACAGAGGTCATCAACATGACTTTGCCGTCGCTTCAGGCAAGTATTGATCGTATTTATCCTTTTGTTGGAAAAGATGGAGTAAAAAAAGGTTTTATAAAAAACATCAACTTGCAATACAACTTAAGCGGTAAAAACAGTTTTGTCACTACCGATTCGCTTTTCTTTAAGCCGCAAATGTTTAAAGATGCTCAAATTGGAATGCAACATACAATTCCATTAAGCACAAACTTTAAGTTATTCAAATATTTTAGTGCCGGAATGGCGACCAATTACCAAGAAACTTGGGTAACCAAAACCATTCATAAAGATTATGACGACACACAAAGTAAAGTTGTCACTCAAACTGTAAATGGTTTTGACGCTTTTAGAACCTATAATTTCAGCTCGAATTTAGGAACTACAATTTACGGTACTTTTAATTTTGGTGAAGATAAAAGAATCCAATCTATTCGCCACGTCATGCGCCCATCGATTACGTACGCATATACACCTAGTTTTGAAAAATACTACGATACCTACGCAGTAGATGCTTCTGGACGAATTACATCATCATACACGCGTTTTGAAGGCGGTGTTTATGGCGCTCCAGGAAAAGAGAATTCAAACATTGTAGGTTTTGCCTTGAGCAATACTTTTGAAGCGAAAGTAAGAGATAAAGACAGCACCAAAACTGAGCCTAAAAAAATCATGCTGCTGAATAACTTAAACTTTAGCACAAGCTACAATTTTAATGCAGACGGAAAACAAACGCTAGCATGGCAACCCGTACTTGTTTCTGGAGGAACACAATTTTTTGACAATAAAATGAATGTCAACTTTGGAGCTACATTAGATCCTTACGCGATTGACAATTCTGGAACAAGAATAGACAAATACAACATCGACAATGGAGGAAGTTTGTTTAGAATGACGAGCGCAAATGTTACACTGAATTATTCGTTCTCCAACAAGGGTGGCGAGAAAGAAAAAACCAACTCTCAAAGCCAGCGAAACGGAGGTCGAAATGATGATTTATTCGGAACCAATACTGACTTGACCGACAGCCGAAACAGCCAATTTGCCAATGAAAAAGATGACGACAAAGATGTTATCACCGAGTTTTTCAATTCAAAAATCCCTTGGGATATGACAATGGCCTATTCGCTTACGTATTCAAACGTAAACCGCGAAAATAAAATCTCAGGAAATTCCATTATGATTTCTGCCAACATGGATATTACGCCAAAATGGAAAGGCGGAGTTTCTACAGGATACGATTTTGTTCAAAAAGGAATTACCTTTACGCAATTCCGTTTTGAAAGAGATTTATTAAGCTGGAGAATGGCATTCAACTGGCAACCACTAGGAACAAATTCTAACTGGAACTTCTTCATCGGAATTAAATCTGGTATGTTGAGCGACATCAAATGGAACAAACGAAGCGTTTCAAATCGATAG
- the pfkA gene encoding 6-phosphofructokinase — protein sequence MPKTIKKVGVLTSGGDSPGMNAAIRSVVRTCAYHNIECIGIYRGYQGMIEGDFKEMGPRSVNNIVNKGGTILKSARSVDFRTPEGRKKAHENLVKAGVDALVVIGGDGSFTGGLIFNSEYNFPVIGIPGTIDNDIYGTSHTLGYDTALNTVVDSIDKIRDTASSHNRLFFVEVMGRDAGHIALNAGIGAGAEEILIPEEDLGLDRLLDSLQKSKASGKSSSIVVIAEGDKIGKNVFELKDYVEANLPEYDVRVSVLGHMQRGGSPSCFDRVLASRLGVKAVESLLEGKSNYMVGLKEDKVVLTPLEQAIKGKSEIDRELLRVSDIMST from the coding sequence ATGCCAAAAACAATAAAAAAAGTTGGTGTTCTTACCTCAGGAGGAGACTCGCCAGGAATGAATGCTGCAATACGATCAGTTGTTCGAACATGCGCTTATCATAATATAGAATGCATAGGAATTTATAGAGGGTATCAAGGAATGATCGAAGGCGATTTTAAAGAAATGGGCCCTCGAAGCGTAAATAATATTGTAAATAAAGGAGGAACGATCTTAAAATCGGCTCGTTCTGTTGACTTTAGAACACCAGAAGGTAGAAAAAAAGCTCACGAAAACCTTGTGAAAGCTGGAGTTGATGCTTTAGTGGTTATTGGAGGAGATGGAAGTTTTACTGGAGGTTTGATTTTTAATTCAGAGTACAATTTTCCAGTAATTGGAATTCCAGGTACGATTGATAATGATATTTATGGAACAAGCCATACTTTGGGCTATGATACAGCTTTAAACACTGTTGTAGATTCTATAGATAAAATCAGAGATACAGCAAGCTCGCACAACCGTCTGTTTTTTGTAGAGGTTATGGGTAGAGATGCTGGGCATATTGCTCTTAATGCTGGTATTGGAGCAGGTGCCGAAGAAATCCTTATTCCTGAAGAAGATTTAGGTCTAGATAGATTGTTAGACTCTCTTCAAAAAAGTAAAGCTTCAGGGAAATCATCAAGTATAGTGGTTATTGCAGAGGGCGATAAAATTGGTAAAAATGTATTCGAATTAAAAGATTACGTTGAAGCTAACTTGCCTGAGTATGACGTAAGAGTTTCTGTTTTAGGACACATGCAGCGTGGTGGTTCTCCATCTTGTTTTGACCGTGTTTTGGCGAGCCGTTTAGGAGTAAAAGCTGTAGAATCTTTATTAGAGGGAAAATCAAACTATATGGTTGGCCTTAAAGAGGATAAAGTGGTTTTAACGCCGCTTGAACAAGCAATTAAAGGAAAATCAGAAATTGATAGAGAATTATTAAGAGTGTCAGACATTATGTCGACCTAA
- a CDS encoding RidA family protein, producing the protein MKKIIFTEKAPAPIGPYNQAVLSGNTLYASGQIAINPASGELVTDNINDETKQVMENIAAILEAAGMTFENVVKSTIFIMDMNNFGAINTVYGSYFNEKTAPARETVQVACLPKNVNVEISIIAIK; encoded by the coding sequence ATGAAAAAAATCATCTTTACAGAAAAAGCTCCAGCTCCAATCGGTCCGTATAACCAAGCCGTTTTATCAGGAAACACCCTTTATGCTTCTGGACAAATTGCAATCAATCCAGCTTCAGGAGAACTTGTAACTGACAATATCAACGACGAAACAAAACAAGTGATGGAGAACATTGCAGCAATCTTAGAAGCTGCAGGTATGACATTTGAAAATGTTGTGAAATCAACTATCTTCATTATGGACATGAATAACTTTGGCGCCATAAATACGGTTTACGGATCTTATTTTAACGAAAAAACCGCTCCAGCACGTGAAACGGTTCAAGTGGCATGTTTGCCAAAAAATGTAAATGTTGAGATTTCTATAATTGCAATTAAATAA
- a CDS encoding (Fe-S)-binding protein yields MSYLDNILFAILLVVGFGFFTASVKKIIRNINLGVDVDRKDNPKARWKNMALIALGQSKMVRRPVAGILHIFVYVGFVIINIELLEIIIDGLFGTHRIFAPYLGVVYDVLIASFEILAILVIIAVVTFWIRRNVIRLKRFVSKDLTGFPKSDANYILYFETVLMILFLLMNASDLHLQNVPGGYSHFHKAGSYPISQFLAPIFNGTSNELVGLLFEVFWWLHIVGILVFMNYLYFSKHLHILLAFPNTYFANLKPEGQFDNLASVTKEVKLMMDPNADPFAAAPVDENAAPAKFGASDVQDLNWVQLLNAYTCTECGRCTSSCPANQTGKKLSPRKIMMDTRDRLTEVGKNIDANKGVFVPDNKSLLNDYITPEELWACTSCNACVEECPVNISPLSIIMDMRRYLVMEQSAAPMSLNAMMTNIENNGAPWQYSQQDRLNWKNEN; encoded by the coding sequence ATGAGTTATTTAGATAATATTTTATTCGCCATACTTCTTGTAGTAGGGTTTGGTTTTTTTACAGCGAGCGTAAAAAAAATCATCCGAAACATTAATTTAGGAGTTGACGTAGATAGAAAAGATAATCCTAAAGCTCGTTGGAAAAACATGGCATTGATTGCTCTTGGGCAGTCAAAAATGGTGAGACGCCCTGTTGCCGGAATACTTCATATTTTTGTATATGTTGGTTTCGTAATTATTAATATCGAATTGCTTGAAATTATTATCGATGGGCTTTTTGGTACGCATAGAATTTTTGCTCCTTATTTAGGAGTGGTTTATGATGTTTTGATTGCTTCATTTGAAATTTTGGCAATATTGGTAATCATTGCAGTTGTAACTTTTTGGATCAGAAGAAATGTGATTCGTTTAAAACGTTTTGTAAGCAAAGATTTAACTGGGTTTCCAAAGAGCGATGCAAATTACATTTTGTACTTCGAAACCGTTTTAATGATACTGTTTTTATTGATGAATGCATCAGATTTGCATTTGCAGAATGTTCCAGGCGGGTATTCTCATTTTCATAAAGCAGGAAGTTACCCAATCAGTCAATTTCTGGCGCCAATTTTTAATGGTACTTCAAATGAATTGGTTGGATTGTTGTTTGAAGTGTTTTGGTGGTTGCATATTGTTGGTATTTTAGTTTTTATGAACTATTTATACTTCTCAAAACATTTGCATATTCTTTTGGCTTTCCCAAATACGTATTTCGCAAACTTGAAACCGGAAGGTCAGTTTGATAATTTAGCTTCGGTTACAAAAGAAGTGAAGTTGATGATGGATCCAAATGCTGATCCGTTTGCAGCGGCTCCAGTTGATGAAAATGCTGCTCCGGCTAAATTTGGAGCAAGCGATGTTCAGGATTTGAACTGGGTGCAACTTTTGAATGCTTATACGTGTACAGAATGCGGAAGATGTACGTCATCTTGTCCGGCAAACCAAACTGGAAAAAAATTGTCTCCGCGTAAAATTATGATGGATACAAGAGATCGTTTGACAGAAGTTGGAAAAAATATTGATGCTAATAAAGGTGTTTTTGTTCCAGATAACAAATCACTTTTAAACGATTATATCACTCCAGAAGAATTATGGGCTTGTACATCATGTAATGCCTGCGTTGAAGAATGTCCTGTAAATATTAGTCCGCTTTCTATTATTATGGATATGCGTCGTTATTTGGTTATGGAACAAAGTGCAGCTCCAATGTCGCTAAATGCAATGATGACTAATATTGAAAACAATGGTGCGCCTTGGCAATACAGCCAACAAGACCGTTTGAATTGGAAAAACGAGAATTAA
- the tnpA gene encoding IS200/IS605 family transposase: MATELRKGSHTVSRLTCHVVWVTKYRFKVLKGDIQKRCRELLIQICEAEGIEILKGVVSADHVHMHIEYAPKQNVSSILKSFKGRTSRKLQMEFPELHARYWGQHFWASGYGVWSTGNITDEMVNEYLEHHRRKDNDDDSNFILE, translated from the coding sequence ATGGCTACAGAATTAAGAAAAGGTTCGCACACAGTAAGCAGATTAACATGTCATGTTGTTTGGGTTACGAAATATAGGTTTAAGGTTTTGAAAGGTGATATCCAAAAGCGCTGTCGTGAACTTTTGATACAAATATGCGAAGCGGAAGGGATAGAAATTTTGAAAGGAGTTGTGAGCGCAGATCACGTTCACATGCATATTGAGTATGCGCCAAAGCAAAATGTAAGTTCAATTTTAAAAAGTTTCAAAGGTCGTACTTCAAGGAAATTGCAAATGGAGTTTCCAGAACTTCACGCACGTTACTGGGGACAACATTTTTGGGCAAGTGGTTATGGAGTTTGGAGTACAGGAAATATAACTGATGAAATGGTAAATGAATATCTGGAGCATCATAGAAGGAAAGATAATGATGATGATTCAAATTTCATTCTTGAATGA
- a CDS encoding MlaD family protein has translation MKLTKEIKTAILVIASILLFIWGYSFLKGRDLFTNYKTLFVEYDNVEDLAPSAPVTINGLAIGKVNKITINETTGKLLVELQLKTDFPISKTSTAALYSPSLIGGKQIKIVPNLADKDPAEEGQTLAGTVELGLTESLGGKLEPIQAKLEKMLVNIDNLVTGLNNTLDKNTQENLKKTIAELSQTMEQFHKASGSINSILDTNKGQINGVVTNLNKMSGNFSKISDSLNKADLGKTVRNLNQTLAKVDALMTNLNSGKGTAGKILNDDALYNNLAKTSKELELLLQDVRLYPTRYVNVSLFGKKNKPYVAPTEDANSTTKK, from the coding sequence TTGAAACTAACAAAAGAAATTAAAACGGCTATTTTAGTCATCGCGTCAATTTTATTATTTATTTGGGGCTACAGTTTTTTAAAAGGAAGAGACCTTTTTACGAATTATAAAACATTATTTGTTGAATATGATAATGTTGAGGATTTGGCACCGTCAGCACCAGTTACCATTAACGGACTTGCAATTGGTAAAGTAAATAAAATTACAATCAATGAAACAACAGGAAAATTATTAGTTGAATTGCAACTTAAAACAGATTTTCCAATTTCAAAAACAAGTACAGCAGCTTTGTATTCTCCAAGTTTGATTGGTGGAAAACAAATTAAAATTGTACCAAATCTTGCTGACAAAGATCCAGCGGAAGAAGGCCAAACATTAGCAGGAACTGTTGAATTAGGTTTGACTGAATCTTTAGGAGGAAAACTTGAACCTATTCAGGCGAAATTAGAGAAAATGCTTGTGAATATTGATAATCTGGTTACAGGATTAAACAATACTTTAGATAAAAACACACAAGAAAATTTAAAGAAAACAATTGCTGAATTAAGTCAGACGATGGAGCAGTTTCACAAAGCTTCGGGAAGTATTAACTCTATTTTAGATACCAATAAAGGTCAGATTAACGGAGTGGTGACAAATTTGAATAAAATGTCAGGCAATTTCAGCAAAATTTCAGATTCTTTAAACAAAGCTGATTTAGGAAAAACAGTACGCAATTTGAATCAGACTTTGGCTAAAGTTGATGCTTTGATGACGAATTTGAATTCTGGAAAAGGTACAGCAGGAAAAATATTAAATGATGATGCTTTGTATAATAATTTAGCGAAAACTTCAAAAGAGCTTGAATTATTGTTGCAAGACGTTCGTTTATACCCAACTCGTTACGTGAATGTTTCGCTTTTTGGAAAGAAAAACAAACCATACGTAGCACCAACTGAAGATGCTAATTCAACTACTAAAAAATAA
- the gap gene encoding type I glyceraldehyde-3-phosphate dehydrogenase, with translation MSKVKLGINGFGRIGRIVFRESFNRDNVEVVAINDLLDVDHLAYLLKYDSVHGRFNGTVEVKEGKLYVNGRNIRITAERNPADLKWNEVDVDVVAECTGIFTTVETASEHLKGGAKKVIISAPSADAPMFVMGVNHETAKASDLVVSNASCTTNCLAPLAKVINDNFGIVEGLMTTVHATTSTQMTADGPSRKDWRGGRAAAINIIPSSTGAAKAVGKVIPSLNGKLTGMAFRVPTADVSTVDLTVKLAKETSYEEIMAVLKKASENELKGILGYTEDAVVSQDFISDKRTSIVDATAGIGLNSTFFKLVSWYDNEYGYSSKLIDLSVHIAGLK, from the coding sequence ATGTCAAAAGTAAAATTAGGAATAAACGGATTTGGACGTATTGGAAGAATCGTTTTTAGAGAGTCTTTCAATAGAGATAATGTAGAGGTTGTAGCAATCAATGATTTATTAGACGTAGATCACTTAGCTTACTTATTAAAATATGATTCAGTTCACGGTCGTTTTAACGGAACTGTTGAAGTTAAAGAAGGAAAATTATATGTAAACGGAAGAAACATCCGTATCACTGCTGAGAGAAATCCAGCTGACTTAAAATGGAACGAAGTTGATGTTGATGTAGTTGCTGAATGTACTGGTATTTTCACAACTGTTGAAACTGCAAGCGAGCACTTAAAAGGAGGAGCTAAAAAAGTTATCATTTCTGCTCCATCTGCTGATGCTCCAATGTTTGTAATGGGAGTAAACCACGAAACTGCAAAAGCTTCTGATTTAGTTGTTTCTAACGCTTCTTGTACTACAAACTGTTTAGCTCCATTAGCTAAAGTTATCAATGATAATTTCGGAATCGTTGAAGGTTTAATGACTACTGTTCACGCAACAACTTCAACTCAAATGACAGCTGACGGACCTTCTAGAAAAGACTGGAGAGGTGGACGTGCTGCTGCAATTAATATCATTCCTTCTTCAACAGGTGCTGCTAAAGCGGTTGGAAAAGTTATTCCATCTTTAAATGGAAAATTAACTGGTATGGCTTTCCGTGTTCCTACTGCTGACGTTTCTACAGTAGATTTAACTGTGAAATTGGCTAAAGAAACTTCATACGAAGAAATTATGGCAGTTTTGAAAAAAGCTTCTGAAAACGAATTGAAAGGTATTTTAGGATATACTGAAGATGCTGTTGTTTCTCAAGATTTCATCTCTGACAAAAGAACATCTATCGTTGATGCTACTGCAGGAATTGGCTTGAATTCAACTTTCTTCAAATTAGTATCTTGGTACGATAATGAGTACGGATACTCAAGCAAATTAATCGATTTATCTGTACATATTGCAGGTTTAAAATAA
- a CDS encoding helix-turn-helix transcriptional regulator has translation MNVFVGDKLKKLRKSKNMSQEEVADFLNLSQSAYARMESGETHSWASHISKICQLFEINPNELLQKDDLNENLDQKQYY, from the coding sequence ATGAATGTATTTGTGGGGGATAAACTCAAAAAATTAAGAAAAAGTAAAAACATGTCACAAGAGGAAGTGGCAGATTTTTTGAATTTGTCGCAATCAGCGTATGCTAGAATGGAAAGTGGTGAAACTCATTCGTGGGCCAGTCACATTTCAAAAATCTGTCAGCTTTTTGAAATTAATCCGAATGAACTATTGCAAAAAGATGATTTAAATGAAAATCTAGATCAAAAACAGTATTATTAA
- a CDS encoding methylglyoxal synthase, which produces MEIAIIAHDGKKADLIDFLIKNEAVLHNEKIRLIGTGTTGGKAEAAGFKTQRMLSGPLGGDAQIAGRVAEGITNMVFFFKDPLSSHPHEADINMLIRVCDVHNVPLATNEATAQLLLNAIAQQL; this is translated from the coding sequence ATGGAAATTGCAATTATTGCTCACGATGGCAAAAAAGCAGATTTGATTGATTTTTTAATCAAAAATGAAGCAGTTTTGCACAATGAAAAAATAAGGCTGATTGGTACTGGAACTACTGGAGGAAAAGCTGAAGCTGCGGGATTCAAAACCCAAAGAATGCTTTCTGGACCTCTTGGTGGTGACGCGCAAATTGCTGGAAGAGTTGCAGAAGGAATAACTAATATGGTTTTCTTTTTCAAAGATCCTTTGTCGAGTCATCCACATGAAGCTGATATCAATATGCTGATTCGTGTATGCGATGTGCATAATGTGCCGCTGGCAACAAATGAAGCAACGGCACAATTATTATTAAATGCTATTGCACAGCAATTATAG